From one Bacteroides eggerthii genomic stretch:
- a CDS encoding YjbH domain-containing protein encodes MKKHSISYLLFSICCLLPNAIASAQSVTEKLKAIGMENIRYAETGECITVTFEDNVYRSTYQGIGEAIDACLESNVNKSLQLVALENQIPQLCISLPDTLLNDYREEKISLMQVYAEMGISIDTDHAMKAVENAKEIENPSAWKVDVIVYPELFLKNNSLNKLYTYAVNLSPAIEMGLWKGGKLTAQVVFPIAANLYGEYKKIHPGVMTLSQEVRFRNNLFGRITAGNFTHNRMGAQLDMKFRTDNGRLELGALVGATVYSAIVDGEGWYVSTTPRVNAFLKASVYEPHTNLQFDLQGGRYIYGDYGVRGDCTRHFGEYAIGLYALYTGGEINGGFHFAIPLPGKRWKRNHAFRIKPADYFAWTYSMVSHGKYINDQMGKSYNIRPDENRSSNFYQPDYIRHFLIKEQERKTK; translated from the coding sequence ATGAAAAAACATTCTATATCATATCTGCTTTTCTCCATTTGTTGCTTACTTCCCAATGCCATAGCCAGCGCCCAATCCGTCACTGAGAAGTTGAAAGCTATCGGCATGGAGAATATCCGTTATGCAGAGACCGGAGAATGCATAACCGTCACTTTTGAAGACAATGTGTATCGGAGCACTTACCAGGGAATAGGAGAAGCGATAGATGCCTGTTTGGAAAGCAATGTAAACAAAAGCCTGCAACTGGTTGCACTGGAAAACCAAATACCTCAGTTATGCATCAGTCTGCCGGACACCTTGCTGAATGATTATCGGGAAGAAAAGATCTCTCTGATGCAGGTGTATGCAGAAATGGGCATCAGCATTGATACCGACCATGCCATGAAAGCCGTAGAAAACGCAAAGGAAATTGAAAACCCTTCGGCATGGAAAGTGGATGTCATCGTATATCCCGAACTGTTCTTGAAGAATAACAGCCTGAACAAACTATATACCTACGCCGTCAACCTCAGCCCTGCCATAGAAATGGGACTGTGGAAAGGTGGAAAACTGACAGCGCAAGTTGTATTCCCCATAGCTGCCAACCTATATGGGGAATATAAAAAGATACATCCGGGCGTGATGACCTTGTCGCAAGAAGTAAGGTTCAGAAACAACCTCTTCGGGCGAATTACAGCCGGAAACTTCACTCACAATCGCATGGGTGCGCAACTGGATATGAAGTTCCGGACAGACAATGGCAGGCTGGAACTCGGAGCATTGGTAGGCGCAACCGTATATTCGGCTATCGTGGACGGTGAAGGATGGTACGTCAGCACTACTCCGAGAGTCAATGCCTTTCTCAAAGCAAGCGTATATGAGCCCCACACCAACCTGCAATTTGACTTGCAAGGCGGACGCTACATCTATGGAGATTACGGAGTGAGAGGTGACTGTACACGACATTTCGGAGAATATGCCATAGGGTTGTACGCATTGTATACGGGAGGAGAGATAAACGGCGGCTTTCACTTCGCCATACCTCTGCCCGGAAAAAGATGGAAACGGAACCATGCCTTCCGGATAAAACCCGCCGACTACTTTGCCTGGACATACAGCATGGTGTCTCATGGAAAATACATCAACGACCAAATGGGGAAAAGCTACAACATACGTCCGGATGAAAACAGAAGCAGCAACTTCTACCAGCCCGACTATATACGCCACTTCCTCATTAAGGAACAGGAAAGAAAAACTAAATAG
- a CDS encoding YjbH domain-containing protein: protein MKKYLLVIWLISCCITIRAQYSIGNTGLLNIPTADMQETGTFMGGGNYLPNGMTPFNFNTGNYFINITFLSILEMSYRCTLLKITRYDGKKGYFQQDRSMTARLRPLKEGRFHPSVVIGVDDPFKNTGNNYFGTVYGVLTKSFSIAGRDRLALTAGYYIPINDRSIQKGPFGGISYSPAFYREMAFMAEYDSDGFNIGAATRLWKHISLHIFTRDFKCVSGGIRYECKLLH from the coding sequence GTGAAGAAGTACTTATTAGTAATCTGGTTGATTTCCTGCTGTATAACAATACGGGCCCAATACTCCATAGGCAACACCGGCCTACTGAACATCCCCACTGCCGACATGCAGGAGACCGGCACTTTCATGGGTGGCGGAAACTATCTGCCCAATGGCATGACCCCATTCAACTTCAACACAGGAAATTATTTCATCAACATAACATTTCTGTCAATACTGGAGATGAGCTATCGGTGCACCCTGTTGAAAATAACACGATATGACGGAAAAAAAGGATATTTCCAGCAAGACCGTTCAATGACCGCACGCCTACGCCCGCTAAAAGAAGGCAGATTTCATCCTTCAGTAGTAATCGGTGTGGACGACCCTTTCAAGAATACGGGAAATAATTACTTCGGTACCGTATACGGAGTATTGACCAAAAGTTTCTCCATAGCCGGAAGGGACAGGCTTGCATTGACTGCCGGATATTATATTCCGATAAACGACCGGAGCATACAGAAAGGCCCGTTTGGCGGCATCAGCTACTCTCCCGCCTTTTACAGGGAAATGGCGTTCATGGCAGAATATGATTCCGACGGATTCAACATAGGAGCCGCCACCAGATTATGGAAACATATCTCATTGCACATCTTTACCAGAGACTTCAAATGTGTGTCAGGCGGAATACGGTACGAGTGTAAGCTATTGCACTAA